In Zingiber officinale cultivar Zhangliang chromosome 1A, Zo_v1.1, whole genome shotgun sequence, a genomic segment contains:
- the LOC122005713 gene encoding putative invertase inhibitor codes for MKRILLFSSSSFFFFSLALFLSVNQVSATSHPPTCASTTNVKDACKLVADKYPAVGYDFCVKTLKKSPSGDLHDLALVATRTAIAHAASAESEIEELINLETESAAKSSFDKCLDAYADAVERMRNAVDNIAARVYKKAEQQLGDATAAAKKCKAAFTDGNNKGALPAPAGSDYLKLANMARAIVVSLE; via the coding sequence ATGAAGCgcatccttctcttctcctcctcctccttcttcttcttctccctcgcCCTCTTCCTCTCCGTGAACCAGGTATCCGCCACCAGCCATCCACCCACCTGCGCTAGTACCACCAACGTTAAGGACGCCTGCAAGCTCGTCGCCGACAAATATCCCGCAGTCGGCTACGACTTCTGCGTCAAAACCCTCAAGAAGTCCCCCTCGGGAGACCTCCACGACCTCGCCTTGGTCGCGACGCGGACCGCCATAGCCCACGCCGCCAGTGCCGAGTCCGAGATCGAGGAGCTCATTAACCTGGAAACAGAGTCCGCCGCCAAGAGCAGCTTCGACAAGTGCCTGGACGCGTACGCCGACGCCGTTGAGCGCATGCGGAACGCGGTGGACAACATCGCCGCCCGCGTGTACAAGAAGGCGGAGCAGCAGCTCGGGGACGCCACCGCTGCCGCGAAGAAGTGCAAGGCGGCGTTCACGGACGGCAACAACAAGGGAGCGCTGCCGGCGCCGGCGGGCAGTGACTACCTCAAATTGGCAAACATGGCCAGGGCCATCGTCGTGTCCTTGGAGTGA